From Malaclemys terrapin pileata isolate rMalTer1 chromosome 15, rMalTer1.hap1, whole genome shotgun sequence:
TATTGTCTGCTGCTCAGTGGTCTTTATGTAGCAACTCCAAAGACACTTGGACCAAACCCAATTGTGCTATAACGTGTGCATCTAAGACAGTGGCGTGCATTGTCAGCCCTACTTTGAACTTGGATGGAAACCCATTTTGCAAAGTGTGTTGTGTTTTAATGACCTGCTCTGTTTCCCTTCAGGTCATTGCTCAGCGTTTGATGCAGTCTAAACAAACAATACCTCACTACTATCTATCTATTGATATAAATGTGGGAGAAATACTGGAGCTCAGGAAAGAACTTAATAAGGTAACACTACTGAAGGGTTGCGGTGTGGGTCTGAGCGGACAGGTAGATAACCAGTCTGGTGAGCCTCCTGCATCTGTTCTTCAGTGTTGAGCCAGCTGGACTTGGGAAGAACAGGTTCCTTCGCATCCAAAGTTTGCTGCCTCCTGCTATTCAAGTCTTGACCCTCTTGTGACAGTGTGTGGAGAAGTCTTATTCATCCAAACACTGCCCATTGTGTGCTCAGAGTTCCCCAACCAGATCTTATTGAATCCTAGACAACCTGCACAGCTTTCTTTTACTATTGTTGCCTCAGTTAGAAAATAGGATAAAGAGCAGGATCAAACCGTAAACAAGATGTTGCTTCTGAGCTGAGTTTTTTCTTTTGGAGAAATGAAGATAACACATATCCCAAAACTGAATGCTGCTTCTCAGACTACAAGGGGGGAGACGCAAATGTGAAATGGGCTTAAGACACTTTCAGATGTTGTTTCCTCTTAGAGATGTGCCAGATTGACTGTGATGGGGTCATGCAGCAAGTGTAAACAGGCTGTGTAGTCTCGTGTTTATGCAAACTAATTCCGTTTTTGTGGTGACTGTAAGGAGTGAGTAAATCACTGACATTTCAAacctctgtcttctctttacaGGAGGTGTCAGAGAACGTTAAGCTTTCTGTCAATGATTTCATCATTAAAGCTTCAGCTCTGGCATGTGTGAAGGTGCCTGAAGCCAATTCCTCATGGTTGGACACTGTTATCAGGCAGTAAGTATATGGTCCAAATGTAGCTAGTAACTTTATTCAGTATGGTGTTAATAGCAAAATGGAGCAATTCTCCCACGCTTTTGGCAGGATCTCATAAAGGCTGGCAGGAATGGGAGCAGCTGCAGTGTAAAACTCAGGGGATTCTCAATACTTCATATACTTTTCTTCAAGTGCCCTTGTGAGTGAGGCCTGGGCACTAGATTTAATGGACTTGACAGTAACTACTCGTTTATACAAGGTGGCTTTAATGCTTTCAAAAAAATCTTTGTGTCCTGCTCAAGTAATCTGGGTTGTCTCTCCATTGTGTCTTACAGAAATCATGTAGTTGATGTTAGCATTGCAGTGAGTACTCCTGCAGGGCTTATAACTCCCATCGTGTTCAATGCGCACATAAAGGGACTGGCTTCCATTAGTAAAGATGTTGCCTCTTTGGCAGCCAAAGCACGAGAAGGTAAACTTCAGCCCCACGAATTCCAGGTGAGGCGCTTGGTGTATTAGTAATTACTGCAGCTGTGATTGttcccaacttaaaaaaaaaaaaaaaaaaaaaaattcaacaattTCATGACATATCAGTCAATTGACTGCTTCAGAACAGGAACTTTCAAGTAAATGATCAAGTGTAGCCATGTTAATTAACATGCTGTGTGAAGTGACTTTTGGGAAGTCTCATATATTAATCTGTGTGTTTATTTCCTGTAGGGAGGCACTTTTACGGTTTCCAATTTAGGAATGTATGGGATTAAGAATTTCTCTGCCATAATCAATCCACCTCAGGCATGTATTCTGGCAGTTGGTACTTCAGAGAACAGGCTAGTGCCAGCAAATAATGAGAAGGGGTAAGTATTAAATAGAGCATTATCCAGATTCAGTTAACTCTTCAAACAGGGTGACATTTACTTTGGAATAATGGCTAGTATTCTAATTTCCCCATCAAATGATCAATATTTTGCAGTATTGCACAGTGCAACTGTTGCGCTTCATGAGCTGCTTTTGATACATCATAATTTTAAATACAGTGTATAGGCAAATCTTATCAATCTGTTTTCAGTTTAGCTATGTTAGGTACTTATGTGGCTCCCATTGCCATATTATCCAACCATCTCTCAATCGTTAATGTATTTCCCCGCACAatgcccctgtgagatagggaagtcctattatccccatctgtaagatgggggCCTGAGGCATGGAGAGTAAATAATTTgctcaaggttacacaggaaatgTGTGGCAGAGGAAGGAATTGAACCTTTGTCTCCTAAATCCTAGATTAGTGCCTTTCTCACAGGACCATATTTCATTGGTAAATTTTGACTGGCACAGTGCAGACTTTTGAATCTGGTGAGCAAATGAATGATGCGTTGTATAGATAAAAGGGAGTCTTACTGCCTGAAAACTCACCCTGAGGTAGACAGGCCTCGAGTGCGACTTAGCATGGAGGTGGAGTGAAGTTTTATCATGAATGTATttgcattttattaaataaaatgaacTGCATGTTCCAAAGGGATCACCTAATTTAAGAAAGTGAAGGATATGATCTACTCTCTCATGTAGATCTTCATCATAAGCATTTCTGGAGATATAAATGTAGATCTGAGTACTACAAGACTAACACCCTTTGGTGTTTATCTTTTATAAAAGTCCTGGGTGGTGTGTAAATATCACTGGCTGACAAATCTCTGCTAACCAACTTGCAGAGTGCGAAATATGGTATTCTATTTCTCTTCCCAGGTTTGATGTGGCCAGCATGATGTCAGTTACTCTTAGTTGTGACCACCGAGTTGTGGATGGAGCAGTTGGAGCCCAGTGGCTTGCTGAGTTCAAAAAGTTCCTTGAAAGGCCAACAACCATGCTGCTATAATCGAACCAAACAACCAAGACTTTCCTAGGTCACATTGTTCTGTTCTAATCAAGCTATTTATATTTCAGTGATTAGACTCTATTAaacaaattttccttttttattttaaatatgtatattaACTGGTAATTTTTACCAGTCTGTACAGATAAATAGTTTGCAGAAGGCTTTACAGAGCAATATACAGTTATACTGTATTTTATACAGTTAATGAATTTGCCAATGTTTCTCAAAAAAGTCAAGTGTTTTAGATTTAAAATCATGTGAACACTCCtgaattggggcggggggggggaagcatacACAGATATATAATCTCTTGTGTTCTCAGAAATAAGAGAACCAGATTGTAAACATCTGTGCAAAAGAATTTGTAAGgctagtttttttttaagtgaacccTAAGTGGTCTGTTCTCCTGCTAGTATTAGTGAGAGTGACAGGCACACACTGAGAGGAGGAATATTTTTTCATAGGACAAAGGGTTCACATTCCAATTCCTCCTTGAAATTCAACACTAGCTCAGATTTTCACAGCTACGTGATCTCTTTtagaggactttaaaaaaaaaaaggggggggggcaagagagAAGTTACACTAATCAGGCTATCAAAACAATAAATCAAATCTCTTCTAATTGCCAGAGAACGTGCCCTATCCTTGTGGATTTTCACGTGTGTATTTTTGTATGAAATTATCTTAAATGGCTGCTTTCCCTCTTGCAATGTTAACAATACATCCTATTGCAATGAAACGTTCTGCAGAACAGTCAGGAGAATTTCTTGCTATGTGTGTTGATACCCATTATTAGCATGTGTAATTTGGCCATTGGTATTCCATCCCTGCAAATCATTTCTGTGATGACTTGGATGcttgaaaattgttttttcagACATTCTTGACATAGGAATCTCTGACATGAGTTAAGGTCATTGATATCACAATTCTTCGATGAAATGTCTTTACTGTCCCAGCCTTTGTGCTGTCCCATGTATATAATGTATGTAAAATGCTTTAAATGGTTTTCTATTGGACTTGTACCCAAATACACTAACAATTGTGTCCTACAGTGCGGGGATACATTGGTGGCCACTCCCAATATTCCACTTTCCAAAGAGAAATGTTAACTTAAAAAGGATCATGTAGTTGATCAGTGACCAGGAGAGCTTGGTAGGAACAAAAGGTTAAATAAATTCTATATAGAAACTTATTCTGTACCCTATACATTGCATTAAGTATTGTCTCTTGTAAAGTTGTGCTACAGAATCCACTAAAAGtaatactgaaaaaaaatataCTGTGGAGATGAAATATTTTTGTGATAACTATTTAACGTTTTACTTGGTGGGTTGCAGTTATGCCTAACTTTGATGGTTGGGTAAGAAGAAAAGTTGTTGCACTTAAGTTTAAAAATGTTCTAATTCTCTCAGTTCCAGATTCTCTAGTGAGTCCATGTGTTCTATTAAACCTTTGGAATTGTTAGACAAATAAAAATTGTCCCAGTGCTTTTTCTGTTTAGTAGTGGGTGCTGCtcacctcactgctagtgcacaGTCTATCCAAGTTGTCAGCCCGTTTCGTTGGGCAAATGCAACTTACCCTATTAACCTTAAGATTTCCAGCCATAAGTGATTCAGTAACATCTTTGTTAAGCCACCATCATGCAGCACTGGATTTGGATGATTTATGTTTCTGACTCCACTGTGTACTTAGAATTCTGGTTAAGGAAATCCTGGACACTCTTGTTATCCCATCCCCATAATAACCTGAAAATTAATCAAAACAGGAACTACCTTGTGCCAAAGGACCACTGTCTTATTGAGAGCCTGACTGGGGAACAGGTTGCAGAACAGCAGAATGATCCTTTGTTTGTAGTTGGCTGTGTGTTGCAGTGCCCTGTTGCATGCTATACACTCCAACTAGGGCACCTCACGTACATGAACACTTTTCAGTCTGACCTATAACTATAGAAAGACAGTTTTTAGATGCAATCCTTGTGACTGTTTCAGAACAAAAATGGAGGAAAACTAAGAATTGTGGCTCATGAGTAAATTAGTCTGttaaaatttaataataataatatatagagatatcctgtctcctaaaactggaagggaccttgaaaagtcatcaagtccagccctttgccttcactagcaggaccaagtactgattttgccccagatccctaagtggccccctcaaggattgaactcacaaccctgggtttagcaggccaatgctcaaaccactgagctatccctccccataaaATACAATTATACATTTCTAACCTGTCTGTTCTAATTTCTGATCTATTTTAAAACATGGTTATTCCTTTGCCATATTGTTATATGCTGTAATGGAGGAGAGTAATGTAAAGCTAAAGTGGGTACAGCCTGGCATAAAAGGGGTGAGTACATTGTGATATCAAATTATTTACCAAAAAGGCATCATGAAATTGATGCTTTATTTCCTCACTTCCAGTCTCAAAAATAATTTCATATTAGAAAGAATATGATCATTATTGCCTTTGTAAGACAACTTGACTGCTGGCCTACCTTATCCAACCTCTGAAGTACTAATTTTTAATGTTATCTCATCTGCATTGGCTTGTTTTCTTCATGAATGCTAGCTGGCACCACAGACATATAGCACTTGGGAAGTGTTTATAGTAGAGAAACCCTTTTGGTAGATACCTTCATTCATAGGGTTCTTGAGCTTTAATATTCATTATGTAAATAGTCTTTGAATTGGCAGACTAGTTCTAGAGCACTATTGTTATGTTGCCTAGTTCTGCTGAGATTGCAATACCATTGCATTGGTGGGTTAAGGCCCTCAGTAGTATCAGCAGAGGAGCCAGTGACTGAATTGGCTTTGGAGACTGCTCACCTCACCTTTTAAAGGTAACCCCTGCAGCTCTATTTGAAAAAGAAGCCAGGTTGGGGGAGAGCTTGCACTGTTACGTGTCATGCATCATCAATGTCACCATCTTTCACCAGAATTAAATcctctatttaaaaagaaacagtttgCTAACACCGGATAAGAGTTTTTTCAGCAGAgtaaaaccagaaagcaaaacaATTTCTTCAAAAGTTTATCACCCTTTATTGCTCTACTGATTGACAAACTGGACATGGTAGTAAAGTTTATAATGTAGAATCGTGTTAGAGATAAAATGATCTAAGTAACCCTTAAATGCCTACAACTTGTATTAAGAATTCCTTCCtactctatatactgtacacttcCTCTCTATGTAAACTTCATCACCCTCTGTTCTCTAAAGGAAATTGTGTGTGCACAGACAGCAAAACAGATACTTAGAATAACACAGATACTGATTTCTACATATTGGTAAGATCTTTACCATTAACGTTCCTTTTAATCTTTAAGAGTGACACATACCCACTAACTTTGTGAGAACCTGCTGTCCCTAACATTTTCTTTAGGAAATTGGCATTATGATAAGCAACACACCTTTCCCTTTGTTAAATGTTGCTGTAGTTGCTTCTTCATCGACCACTTCTGGCAAATCCAGCTGTAATCTGTATTTTTCAGGGACTTCAACGATTACATCATCCTAAAACAGGCAAATTAAAATACTCCGTGAGCAAGTATATGTGTTAGTTTAAGTGACTTTCTAAGCCTGTTTGGGTTCAACAGAGAGAAAACACAGGTTTTCATTCCTGCAAAACTTACCCTTGAAATGCTCAGATCACATTCAGAAACGGAACTAACTTTAGGCAATTCAACTTTCAGTTCAATCTTTAGAGGTTTCCCATTTGAATCCTTTGCAATGGTCAGTTCGTAGGCAGGTGTGAttggctcctctggcagctccATACTGGCAATCTCTTCTATCAGATGCACTTTAGACTGTGTAACATCCTTGTTCAGCAGCAGTGTAGCATTATTGCGATCCTCCTCTCTGAGGTTGTGCTTCATCTGGTCCAGTGTCAGTTCTTCCAGAAAAAATATTAGTCACACAGGTAGTTACTAAAATATCATCTTAGAAATAGTTTAGCTGTAGGTTTAACTGatggatttataccagttgacAAAATGTACCAAAACTTAAGTCTCAGCTTTGTGATTATGAACTCAGCTGCTACAGCTTGTATACTAATTTCATGGAGCTCTTTCCATCTTCATTCCTCATTTccaattttatttgtaaataggTACAAGATTGAAACTCAAGTTTCCAGTGTTCTGTACCTTACAGTGACACCACAAAGGCCTGATTCTACTAGGCCCAAGCCTGCAAGATGCTCAGCATCTCGCAGGAACAGGGAACAAGTCAGTTTCAATATTCTTTAGATTTCATGGAGATGGAAAGTAACATTGTAGCCACCCCTCACATGGACAGGACCTTTCCCATTTCCATTACACCATTTCTTGACAGTAATTTAAAAAGTGTACGTACCATTCTTCACGTTCTTGTTGAAAAGTGGAGCTGGTAGTGGCCCTCCTCCCAGACTCTGTTTCATCCTTTTCAGGCTTCCTTTGAGTGTGAATGTTGCAATGTGgtaagagtgggagagagagaggttgtaATGCTCCTCAATGTATTTAAATGTCAGAcggatcaagtgatccatttctgCTTGGTTCTCCTCTCGCTGAAGAACAGTCGGATTATATGCAATATCTATGATGGAGTAAATCTCTAGAAAAACAATGAGTGTCAAAAATTATTGCTGTACTGCTACAATCTGTTTTATAGGGGATAGAATACACCATCTGCCATAGCTACAGTAGGGGTAACCTATATTAAGAATAATTTTGATGCTTTTCATTATTGAATGTTTTGAAGAATCAATAATATGAAGAGGGAGTGGCTTGATCTGTGGTTTCCTATGAGGAGCTGGTTCCAGAAAACTAACCTATAGAAAATACCACTC
This genomic window contains:
- the PIH1D2 gene encoding PIH1 domain-containing protein 2; translated protein: MMAAPAHPEDMLTQVTQLWSMLDEMAENTPESYHRFMQQQLEDAKQYCAPPEPHLCLQTHILDPNEKSLFINLCRWKRVPAPKSPTDPIPLSAGPLEEVSDKAEIYSIIDIAYNPTVLQREENQAEMDHLIRLTFKYIEEHYNLSLSHSYHIATFTLKGSLKRMKQSLGGGPLPAPLFNKNVKNELTLDQMKHNLREEDRNNATLLLNKDVTQSKVHLIEEIASMELPEEPITPAYELTIAKDSNGKPLKIELKVELPKVSSVSECDLSISRDDVIVEVPEKYRLQLDLPEVVDEEATTATFNKGKVGNNHSCSNY